A genomic stretch from Anaerolinea thermophila UNI-1 includes:
- a CDS encoding DUF2905 domain-containing protein, producing MALERIGTGLMLLGLILLLVSGLLWLAGRFLPDLSRIPGTIRIEGGGVTCIFPLLASIVLSLILTVLLNVIARLLNR from the coding sequence ATGGCGCTGGAACGCATCGGCACAGGCTTGATGCTTTTGGGGCTGATTCTTTTGTTGGTGAGCGGTCTGCTCTGGCTGGCAGGACGCTTTCTGCCCGACCTCAGCCGCATTCCGGGGACGATTCGCATCGAGGGCGGCGGGGTGACCTGCATTTTCCCCCTGCTGGCTTCGATTGTCCTCAGTTTAATTCTCACCGTATTGCTCAATGTGATTGCGCGTTTGTTGAACCGCTGA
- a CDS encoding GNAT family N-acetyltransferase, which produces MIIIQSPTTRDEFKAYYDLRYRVLREPWGQPRGTEKDDYEPLSQHFMAVREDTREIVGVVKLFEKEPGVGWFSHLAVAPAYQKKGIGKMLVAHVEEEARKRGFCVLGCYARLNTTNYFEKLGYRIAGLPTHYFGTTQVVWMQKDLEQPEERA; this is translated from the coding sequence ATGATTATCATTCAATCTCCCACCACCCGCGACGAGTTCAAAGCCTACTACGACCTGCGCTACCGCGTCCTGCGCGAGCCGTGGGGGCAGCCGCGCGGCACGGAAAAGGACGATTACGAACCGCTCAGCCAGCATTTCATGGCGGTACGCGAGGATACGCGTGAAATCGTCGGCGTGGTCAAACTGTTCGAAAAAGAGCCGGGGGTGGGCTGGTTTTCGCATCTGGCGGTGGCGCCTGCCTATCAGAAGAAGGGCATTGGCAAGATGCTGGTTGCCCATGTGGAAGAAGAAGCCCGCAAGCGCGGCTTCTGCGTGCTGGGGTGCTATGCCCGCCTGAATACTACCAATTACTTTGAGAAACTGGGCTACCGCATTGCCGGGTTGCCCACCCATTACTTTGGCACTACCCAGGTGGTATGGATGCAAAAAGACCTGGAACAGCCTGAGGAACGAGCATGA
- a CDS encoding coproporphyrinogen III oxidase family protein — protein sequence MIPDTLFSTTFRLASGVLLNLKSEHQPQLPAPQNGKAYMLYAHVPFCESLCPYCSFNRFLFDERKARQYFSSLREEMRMVAKRGYTFDTLYIGGGTPTILMDELVQIIDLARDLFGVREVSCETNPNHLDERLIDLLAPRVQRLSVGVQSFDDDLLRRINRYDRFGSGKEILERVQRTAPAFNAFNIDLIFNFPGQDLASIDRDLRLALESGATQITAYPLMTSPSVRRALEKTVGTVEFSREAEMYEHIVETLSSVFELSTAWTFSRKGKSLIDEYIVKSEEYVGVGSGSFSYLNGTLLVNTFSLQSYQRWVSERHAPIAGKRRFSRLDQMRYRFMMDLFGLRLDKRQWERDFGKPIEHCLPLELLAFEKAGAFAENNAEAITLTPRGRYLLVVLMREFFSSINRVRDQARRAVQSSEALRNPETRLSNAKI from the coding sequence ATGATACCTGACACCCTCTTCTCCACCACCTTTCGTCTGGCTTCGGGGGTTTTGCTTAACCTGAAATCGGAGCATCAGCCCCAACTGCCCGCCCCTCAAAACGGGAAGGCCTATATGCTTTATGCGCATGTGCCTTTCTGTGAGAGTTTATGCCCGTATTGTTCCTTTAACCGTTTTCTGTTTGACGAGCGCAAAGCCCGCCAGTACTTCAGTTCTCTGCGGGAAGAGATGCGCATGGTGGCGAAGCGGGGCTACACCTTCGACACCCTCTACATTGGCGGGGGCACGCCGACGATTTTGATGGACGAACTGGTGCAAATCATTGATCTGGCGCGCGACTTGTTCGGGGTGCGCGAGGTATCCTGTGAGACCAACCCCAACCATCTGGATGAGCGCCTGATTGATCTGCTGGCGCCGCGCGTGCAACGGCTTTCGGTGGGGGTGCAGTCTTTTGATGACGACCTGCTCCGGCGCATCAACCGCTACGACCGCTTTGGCTCGGGGAAAGAAATCCTTGAGCGTGTTCAGCGCACGGCTCCGGCTTTCAACGCCTTTAACATTGACCTCATCTTTAACTTCCCGGGGCAGGACCTTGCCAGCATTGACCGCGATTTGCGCCTGGCGCTGGAATCGGGTGCCACGCAGATTACCGCTTACCCGCTGATGACCTCGCCCTCAGTACGGCGCGCATTGGAAAAGACGGTGGGAACGGTGGAATTTTCCCGCGAGGCGGAAATGTACGAACACATTGTCGAGACGCTTTCCAGCGTCTTCGAACTCTCCACCGCCTGGACGTTCTCCCGCAAGGGTAAATCGTTGATTGACGAGTACATTGTCAAAAGTGAGGAATATGTCGGGGTGGGCTCGGGTTCGTTCAGTTACCTCAACGGCACCTTGCTGGTGAACACCTTCTCTCTGCAATCTTACCAGCGCTGGGTGAGCGAACGACATGCCCCCATTGCCGGAAAACGCCGCTTCAGCCGTCTGGATCAGATGCGTTACCGCTTCATGATGGATTTGTTCGGCTTGCGGCTGGATAAACGCCAGTGGGAACGCGATTTCGGCAAACCCATTGAACACTGCCTGCCATTGGAGTTGCTGGCTTTCGAAAAAGCCGGTGCCTTTGCCGAAAACAACGCCGAAGCCATCACCCTCACGCCGCGCGGGCGTTACCTGCTGGTGGTGCTGATGCGCGAATTTTTCTCCAGCATCAACCGCGTGCGCGATCAGGCGCGGCGGGCTGTGCAGAGCAGCGAAGCCCTGCGCAACCCGGAGACGCGCCTCTCCAACGCCAAGATTTAA
- a CDS encoding dipeptidase has translation MIHWMIDGHLDLAYSALTFGRDLFRSVDEIREMERGTLTPQRNNGECTVAVPELQKGHTALVIASLFVVRAGVLEAWETQVYRTPQEARQRWTAQLDVYRRWCEDHPAIFRQVTSRRDLQQVIKAWQAFASAPATGEERAEHPASAYPPIGLVVMMEGAEGLREPREIEAYAAQGVRLVAPVWAGGRFCGSNRDAEAFTREGWELLDILADLGMGLDLAHMNEKSSLQALDRFEGNLCASHTACRALARQDDNQRLLSDLQIRRIVERDGVIGIALNSRWLRPGWSAGDPRESTTLKHVAAHVDHICQIAGDARHVALGTDLDGGFGRARIPAEVDTIADLPKLADILAEAGYNESDLAAIFGGNWQIFLERILPL, from the coding sequence ATGATTCACTGGATGATTGACGGTCACCTTGATCTGGCGTACAGCGCGCTCACCTTTGGGCGTGACCTGTTCCGTTCTGTGGATGAAATCCGCGAAATGGAGCGCGGCACGCTGACACCTCAGCGCAACAACGGGGAGTGCACCGTGGCAGTGCCTGAACTGCAAAAGGGGCACACCGCGCTGGTGATTGCCAGTTTGTTCGTGGTGCGTGCGGGTGTGCTGGAAGCGTGGGAAACGCAGGTGTACCGCACCCCGCAGGAAGCCCGCCAGCGCTGGACGGCACAACTGGATGTGTACCGCCGCTGGTGCGAGGATCACCCCGCAATCTTCCGACAGGTGACCAGCCGCCGCGACCTGCAACAGGTGATTAAGGCATGGCAAGCCTTTGCTTCTGCCCCTGCCACCGGGGAAGAGCGGGCTGAACACCCCGCGTCTGCCTACCCGCCCATCGGGCTGGTGGTGATGATGGAAGGCGCCGAGGGACTGCGCGAACCCCGAGAAATCGAGGCGTACGCCGCACAGGGGGTGCGTCTGGTGGCGCCGGTATGGGCAGGTGGGCGCTTTTGCGGCTCCAACCGCGATGCTGAAGCCTTCACCCGCGAGGGCTGGGAACTGCTGGACATCCTTGCCGATTTGGGCATGGGACTGGATCTGGCGCACATGAACGAAAAATCCTCTCTCCAGGCGCTGGATCGCTTTGAGGGCAACCTGTGCGCTTCGCATACTGCCTGCCGTGCGCTTGCCCGCCAGGACGACAACCAGCGCCTGCTCAGCGACCTGCAAATTCGCCGCATCGTCGAGCGCGACGGCGTCATCGGCATTGCCCTGAACAGCCGCTGGCTGAGACCGGGTTGGTCTGCCGGCGATCCGCGCGAGAGCACCACCCTGAAGCATGTAGCCGCGCACGTGGATCACATCTGCCAGATTGCCGGAGACGCCCGCCATGTGGCATTGGGCACCGACCTGGACGGCGGCTTTGGGCGGGCACGCATCCCCGCCGAGGTGGATACCATTGCCGACCTGCCCAAACTGGCGGATATCCTGGCAGAAGCCGGGTATAATGAATCTGATCTTGCTGCAATTTTCGGGGGAAACTGGCAAATTTTTCTCGAAAGGATTTTGCCCTTGTGA
- a CDS encoding transposase translates to MSVSVLVATPHTAFGELIRLSLEEDGRYQVRVVSTAREAAAAVINPYYRVVILDCDLPDLPLAEISAVLLHDHPGLKLVLIPPENNPEHPTVRDIPAHGYLSRPFYLPDLLDLLARLDGEETPLPPVPDESLPEWVDEQALERLLANSTAEGGMIVHRNGAQVVRTPAVDALQSQIQRLWEMPEPSDVVRFARLSEELGERILYVTAVSPQVALGLVYPLKTPLSRIRAEALQMSRTLANGVPHAPVEPSPAPQPQTAPQKPAIAPAEEPLPEEENTGEEALPELLSLADLLGDVPPPDPQPGGEWVPEIDLSLPRVEAELPATPAKTPMPVPPVSEAPAPPAEASSPAGTVSSQVATAETLPALLPEEEELAVNHATILPDLTSIQQIEPVSTSFSQIFYTCVLIPRLPSHFLTGALGEQVSQRVQQLCLAFGWRLEGIAVRPQYMQWSVQVSPSIAPASVIRVIRQRTSSFIFEHFPALAEENPSGDFWASGYLIVSGPQPPSPRLLRDYIEETRRRQGVLPPSSSASLPRLSSSVEMSSQPPADSSH, encoded by the coding sequence ATGAGCGTCTCGGTACTGGTAGCCACGCCGCATACCGCCTTTGGTGAACTGATTCGCCTCAGCCTGGAAGAGGATGGGCGCTATCAGGTGCGCGTGGTGAGTACCGCCCGCGAAGCCGCCGCCGCGGTCATCAATCCCTATTACCGCGTGGTCATTCTGGACTGCGATTTGCCCGACCTGCCGCTTGCCGAGATCAGCGCGGTGCTGTTGCACGACCACCCCGGCTTGAAACTGGTGCTGATTCCCCCCGAAAACAACCCGGAGCATCCCACCGTGCGCGACATTCCTGCGCATGGCTATCTTTCCCGCCCCTTTTACCTGCCCGATTTGCTCGACCTGCTGGCAAGGCTGGATGGCGAGGAAACTCCCCTGCCCCCCGTACCGGATGAATCCCTGCCCGAGTGGGTGGATGAGCAGGCGCTGGAGCGCCTGCTGGCAAACAGCACTGCCGAGGGCGGGATGATTGTGCATCGCAATGGCGCGCAGGTGGTGCGTACTCCCGCCGTTGACGCCCTGCAATCCCAGATTCAACGCCTCTGGGAGATGCCCGAGCCCAGTGATGTGGTGCGCTTTGCCCGCCTGAGCGAGGAACTCGGCGAGCGCATCCTCTACGTCACCGCCGTCTCCCCGCAGGTGGCGCTGGGACTGGTGTACCCCCTCAAAACGCCGCTCAGCCGCATCCGCGCCGAAGCCCTGCAGATGAGCCGCACGCTGGCGAATGGCGTGCCTCACGCGCCGGTGGAGCCCTCCCCCGCGCCGCAACCCCAAACTGCCCCGCAAAAGCCCGCCATAGCGCCTGCTGAAGAACCTCTCCCCGAAGAAGAGAACACCGGCGAAGAAGCCCTGCCCGAACTGCTCTCGCTGGCAGATTTGCTTGGCGATGTCCCCCCGCCCGACCCGCAACCCGGCGGCGAGTGGGTGCCGGAGATTGACCTCTCCCTGCCGCGCGTGGAAGCCGAACTGCCCGCCACGCCGGCGAAAACGCCCATGCCCGTCCCGCCGGTCAGCGAGGCGCCCGCTCCGCCAGCGGAAGCGTCCTCGCCTGCCGGGACGGTTTCCAGCCAGGTCGCCACTGCAGAGACCCTGCCCGCCCTGCTCCCGGAGGAAGAGGAACTGGCGGTCAACCATGCCACCATTCTGCCCGATTTGACCAGCATTCAGCAAATCGAACCGGTTTCTACCTCGTTCAGCCAGATTTTCTACACCTGCGTGCTGATTCCGCGCCTGCCCTCGCACTTCCTCACCGGCGCGCTGGGCGAGCAGGTCAGCCAGCGGGTACAGCAGTTGTGCCTGGCGTTTGGCTGGCGTCTGGAAGGCATCGCCGTGCGCCCGCAGTACATGCAGTGGTCGGTGCAGGTCAGCCCGTCCATTGCGCCGGCATCGGTCATCCGCGTCATCCGCCAGCGCACCTCGTCTTTCATCTTTGAACATTTCCCTGCCCTGGCAGAGGAAAACCCCTCCGGCGATTTCTGGGCAAGCGGCTACCTCATCGTCAGCGGTCCTCAGCCGCCCTCGCCGCGCCTTCTGCGCGATTACATCGAAGAGACTCGCCGCCGCCAGGGCGTCCTGCCACCCTCGTCCTCCGCCTCCCTGCCGCGGCTTTCCTCATCCGTGGAGATGTCTTCTCAGCCCCCGGCAGATTCATCCCATTGA
- a CDS encoding pre-peptidase C-terminal domain-containing protein, with the protein MRRLFGLSALTLAIAAAFLWMILHSAERLRAGVVQAQTPPPPAIDEALRTAVAREVQAKRPSALGMMIYETEVNEIFYSADGRTALIWLGFRDPDTGEVIGTEPGLAIARNPQGLLAQSDEWQVTLQTARDFARQLTSLPAELRDPEVEQFYLEQQEAMEKAAVQTFTGYKLPWSKALNIKITGSVGHFLDYNSCSETYCRYAYDFWNPDSTNRMFPLLASKGGVVKAYKESCPNGSTSCTNYLVLQDDSTVPTTYQLYYHLAYNSIPDNLTVGTYVPQGTYIGNVDDTGYSTDHHLHFHVYTSPTNSAYSWGASVRILFSDVPFNGGEPRTCAETINHPSYGTECSMGPDGKKGGSDDDYLTSSNVGANPPTGSLDTPFPWATLTSRTLSVSGTARDNLGIARVQVLVNYDGTWRTLGNADVGNGVFAKDFDLCSAGIPDGPISLAVRIFDVEGNWAERFTGLRQIFKNASCTSSSTPPPAPACAPSSGQIGVYAEPQFGGACLKLGAGQHNASALGTLNDAIQSVQVASGTCATLYEPDNANPFGRSETFNASDANLSDNRIGAKTVSSIVIQPCTNQVDEPFLTFPGNLIDPNGNSATTPNPANPKSTDSLVLAWTGGEGAPTFTARLMQGSTEVKSMPAANTHTWSVGNLPAGTYTWIVTAQGQGTTNSTDLTFTVDAASLPAPAPLSAPVTFDFEGDTSNWTATGLWSLRQVERTGKPSTKAWTFSNGTSFNDSTYRAGDLTSPPITLPADQTAYLRFKSFSDVEGWVYSIQTFGSKYYDQRRVQISVDGGAFTDLYQFSDDSQHILWLDSPAISLDAYKGRTVRIRFHFDTVDALNNGGYGWAVDDVSITTDTPPNCADGNNSPATAQSIAFGQTLTDLTICPGGDVDYYSFSGSAGATVRIDLNAYHDKPGSVLDTFVSLLDSSGVDVVAENDDEKVQENTDSLIVTTLPRTGTYYIRVRAWNHPGAGDANHLYDLNLSAVQNGAVRPLSLTLTQPPDPKKLPIIPFIVETAVQDDPLGGGITRVDFYWHPADWQNRPWVKFASDTTPADGWWAIFNPTEDTSGSAFYILATNASGGSNGLLIADLQPDKTAPSSALDARNDTVNSTAVYLTWQAQDYENDIERFEFQYRTPGGAWQNYPTTFPAHLRGGWFLLSPGKFEFQMRAVDRAGNMEDYPNRAEATVTFNGACTPDAFDATDGVRGSGIPVQLLNAAPTERRLCQNDVDWVAFDASAGEDIGVLILSQGGGAAVQVRLYAAGSATPLLEQSASGLGESTALRWKAPASGRYELEIRAVDARLWGEDVRYRLYVGNTQALFLPLIGR; encoded by the coding sequence ATGAGACGTTTATTCGGATTATCTGCCCTGACGCTGGCGATTGCCGCCGCTTTCTTATGGATGATTTTGCACTCGGCGGAGCGGTTGCGTGCCGGTGTGGTGCAAGCCCAAACCCCGCCCCCGCCCGCCATTGACGAAGCTCTGCGCACGGCGGTTGCCCGCGAGGTGCAAGCCAAACGCCCCAGCGCCCTGGGCATGATGATTTACGAGACCGAGGTCAATGAGATTTTCTACTCCGCCGACGGGCGCACGGCGCTTATCTGGCTGGGATTCCGCGACCCCGATACCGGCGAGGTCATCGGCACCGAGCCGGGACTGGCAATTGCCCGCAACCCGCAGGGCTTGCTGGCGCAGTCCGATGAATGGCAGGTAACCCTGCAAACCGCCCGCGACTTTGCCCGCCAACTCACCAGCCTGCCCGCCGAACTGCGCGACCCCGAGGTGGAGCAGTTCTACCTGGAACAGCAGGAAGCCATGGAGAAAGCCGCCGTGCAGACCTTCACCGGCTACAAACTGCCCTGGTCGAAGGCGCTGAACATCAAGATTACCGGCAGTGTCGGGCATTTCCTGGACTACAATTCCTGCTCCGAAACCTACTGCCGCTACGCTTACGACTTCTGGAATCCCGACTCCACCAACCGCATGTTCCCCCTGCTGGCATCCAAGGGCGGAGTGGTGAAAGCCTACAAAGAGTCTTGCCCCAACGGCAGTACATCCTGCACCAATTACCTGGTTCTGCAGGATGACTCCACCGTGCCTACCACCTATCAACTTTACTACCACCTGGCGTACAACTCCATCCCCGACAATCTGACGGTGGGCACCTACGTCCCGCAGGGGACGTACATCGGCAACGTGGACGATACCGGCTACAGCACGGATCACCACCTGCACTTCCACGTGTACACCTCGCCCACCAACAGTGCCTACTCGTGGGGAGCATCGGTGCGCATCCTCTTCAGCGATGTGCCGTTCAACGGCGGTGAGCCGCGCACCTGCGCCGAGACCATCAACCACCCCTCGTACGGCACGGAATGTTCGATGGGTCCCGACGGCAAGAAGGGCGGGAGCGATGACGACTACCTGACTTCCAGCAATGTGGGTGCCAACCCGCCAACCGGCTCGCTGGATACCCCCTTCCCCTGGGCAACCCTCACCAGCCGCACCCTCTCGGTGAGCGGTACGGCGCGCGATAATCTGGGCATTGCCCGCGTGCAGGTGCTGGTGAACTACGACGGCACCTGGCGCACGCTGGGCAACGCCGATGTGGGCAACGGCGTGTTTGCCAAAGACTTTGACCTGTGCTCGGCGGGCATCCCCGATGGACCCATTTCGCTGGCGGTGCGCATCTTCGATGTGGAAGGCAACTGGGCAGAGCGCTTCACCGGTTTGCGGCAGATTTTCAAGAACGCTTCCTGCACTTCCTCTTCCACCCCGCCGCCTGCGCCTGCCTGCGCCCCTTCCAGCGGACAAATCGGTGTGTACGCCGAGCCGCAGTTCGGCGGCGCCTGCCTGAAACTGGGCGCGGGTCAGCACAACGCCAGCGCGCTGGGCACGCTGAACGATGCCATCCAGTCCGTTCAGGTTGCCAGCGGCACCTGCGCTACCCTCTACGAACCCGACAACGCCAACCCCTTCGGGCGCAGTGAGACCTTCAACGCCAGCGACGCCAACCTGAGCGATAACCGCATCGGTGCCAAGACAGTCTCTTCCATTGTTATCCAGCCCTGCACCAATCAGGTGGATGAGCCTTTCCTGACCTTCCCCGGCAATCTGATTGACCCCAACGGCAACTCTGCCACCACCCCCAACCCCGCCAACCCGAAAAGCACCGATTCGCTGGTGCTGGCGTGGACGGGCGGCGAGGGCGCGCCCACCTTCACCGCGCGCCTCATGCAAGGCAGTACCGAGGTGAAATCCATGCCTGCCGCCAATACCCACACCTGGTCGGTGGGCAACCTGCCGGCAGGCACCTACACCTGGATTGTCACCGCGCAGGGACAGGGCACTACCAACAGCACCGACCTGACCTTTACGGTGGATGCGGCAAGCCTGCCTGCGCCTGCGCCCCTCTCCGCGCCGGTGACCTTTGACTTTGAGGGCGATACCTCTAACTGGACAGCCACCGGATTGTGGAGCCTGCGCCAGGTGGAACGCACCGGCAAACCCTCCACCAAAGCCTGGACGTTCTCCAACGGCACATCCTTCAACGACTCTACCTACCGCGCCGGCGACCTGACCTCACCGCCCATCACCCTGCCCGCCGATCAAACCGCCTACCTGCGCTTTAAGTCCTTCAGCGATGTGGAAGGCTGGGTGTACTCCATTCAGACCTTTGGCAGTAAGTACTACGACCAGCGGCGGGTGCAGATTTCGGTGGATGGCGGAGCGTTTACCGACCTGTACCAGTTCAGCGATGACTCTCAGCACATTCTCTGGCTGGACAGCCCCGCCATTTCGCTGGATGCCTACAAGGGCAGGACGGTGCGCATCCGCTTCCACTTTGACACGGTGGACGCGCTGAACAACGGCGGGTACGGCTGGGCGGTGGACGATGTCAGCATCACCACCGACACGCCGCCTAACTGCGCCGACGGCAACAACAGCCCGGCAACCGCTCAGTCCATCGCTTTCGGGCAAACCCTCACCGATTTGACCATCTGTCCCGGCGGAGATGTGGATTACTATTCCTTCAGCGGTTCGGCGGGTGCAACCGTGCGCATTGACCTGAACGCCTACCACGACAAGCCCGGCAGTGTGCTGGATACCTTCGTCTCCCTGCTGGACTCCAGTGGAGTGGACGTGGTGGCGGAAAACGATGATGAGAAGGTGCAGGAAAACACCGATTCGCTCATCGTCACCACCCTGCCGCGCACGGGGACGTACTACATCCGTGTGCGGGCGTGGAATCATCCCGGGGCGGGCGATGCCAACCACCTCTACGACCTGAATTTGAGCGCCGTGCAGAACGGAGCGGTGCGTCCGCTCTCGCTGACGCTGACTCAGCCCCCCGACCCGAAGAAACTGCCCATCATCCCCTTCATCGTCGAAACGGCGGTGCAGGATGATCCGCTGGGCGGCGGCATCACGCGGGTGGATTTCTACTGGCATCCCGCCGACTGGCAGAACCGCCCCTGGGTCAAATTTGCCAGCGATACCACCCCTGCCGATGGCTGGTGGGCAATCTTCAACCCCACCGAAGATACCAGCGGGAGCGCCTTCTACATTCTGGCGACCAACGCCAGCGGCGGGAGCAACGGCTTGCTGATTGCCGACCTTCAGCCCGACAAGACTGCCCCTTCCAGCGCGCTGGATGCCCGCAACGACACGGTCAACAGCACGGCGGTGTACCTCACCTGGCAGGCGCAGGACTACGAGAACGACATCGAACGCTTTGAGTTCCAGTACCGCACGCCGGGCGGTGCCTGGCAAAACTACCCGACCACCTTCCCTGCCCACCTGCGCGGCGGCTGGTTCCTGCTCTCGCCGGGCAAGTTCGAGTTCCAGATGCGCGCCGTGGATCGCGCCGGGAATATGGAAGACTACCCCAACCGCGCCGAAGCCACGGTGACCTTCAACGGTGCCTGCACGCCCGATGCCTTCGATGCCACCGATGGCGTGCGCGGGAGCGGTATCCCCGTGCAGTTGCTCAACGCCGCGCCCACCGAGCGCCGTCTGTGCCAGAACGATGTGGACTGGGTGGCGTTTGATGCCAGCGCGGGCGAGGATATAGGCGTGCTGATTCTCTCGCAGGGCGGCGGCGCGGCGGTGCAGGTGCGCCTGTACGCGGCGGGCAGTGCCACGCCTCTGCTGGAGCAGAGCGCGAGCGGTCTGGGCGAATCCACTGCTCTGCGCTGGAAAGCCCCTGCCAGCGGACGCTATGAACTGGAAATCCGCGCCGTGGATGCGCGCCTGTGGGGCGAGGACGTGCGCTACCGTCTGTATGTTGGCAACACGCAGGCGCTCTTCCTTCCCCTCATCGGGCGCTGA
- a CDS encoding 30S ribosomal protein S1 yields the protein MDEKDTQLEQGMPQQTQDNAENHDNMASLLEKEGLGLDLPKEGEIRTGVIASITPQQILVSVGTKSEGVISGRELEAIPPEIRETLQVNQKILVYVVRPEDSNGNIVLSYMKAREESDWQKAEQMRETKEVYHSKITGYNKGGLIVPVHGLRGFVPASQISLSRRASMGSGESPEQRWSKMVGEEIDVCVIEVDRERRRLILSERVATPETRETLKERVIETLAEGEIRTGRVTSLADFGAFVNISGADGLVHLSEISWDRIKHPSEVLQVGQEVKVKVISVDREKRRIGLSIRQTQGDPWLERAAKYQVGMLVEGVITRLTKFGAFAKLDEDIEGLIHISEISEKRIEHPKEVLKEGDKVTLRIVKIDPENHRIGLSLRRVDSQAYTDLDWQALEEALKDLDTSEEA from the coding sequence ATGGACGAGAAAGATACCCAACTCGAGCAGGGAATGCCCCAGCAAACGCAAGACAACGCCGAGAACCATGACAACATGGCTTCCTTGCTGGAGAAGGAAGGCTTGGGGCTGGATTTGCCCAAAGAGGGCGAAATCCGCACCGGCGTGATTGCAAGCATTACCCCTCAACAAATTTTAGTCAGCGTGGGCACCAAATCGGAAGGTGTGATCAGCGGGCGCGAACTGGAAGCTATCCCCCCTGAAATTCGCGAAACCCTGCAGGTCAACCAGAAGATTCTGGTGTACGTGGTGCGCCCCGAAGACTCCAATGGCAATATTGTCCTCTCTTACATGAAAGCCCGCGAAGAAAGCGACTGGCAAAAGGCCGAGCAGATGCGGGAGACCAAAGAGGTTTACCACTCGAAAATTACCGGTTACAACAAAGGTGGTTTGATTGTCCCCGTTCATGGATTGCGCGGTTTTGTACCGGCGTCTCAAATCAGCCTTTCCCGGCGTGCCTCGATGGGCAGTGGCGAAAGCCCTGAACAGCGCTGGAGCAAGATGGTGGGCGAAGAGATTGACGTGTGCGTCATTGAAGTAGACCGCGAACGCCGCCGCCTGATTCTTTCCGAGCGCGTGGCAACCCCCGAAACCCGCGAGACGCTCAAAGAGCGCGTCATCGAGACCCTCGCTGAGGGCGAAATCCGCACCGGGCGCGTCACCAGCCTGGCAGACTTTGGCGCTTTCGTCAACATCAGCGGCGCCGATGGTCTGGTGCACCTCTCCGAAATTTCGTGGGATCGCATCAAACACCCCAGTGAGGTGCTGCAGGTGGGGCAGGAAGTCAAGGTCAAGGTCATCAGTGTGGACCGCGAAAAGCGCCGCATTGGGCTGTCCATCCGCCAGACCCAGGGCGACCCCTGGCTGGAGCGCGCCGCCAAGTATCAGGTGGGCATGCTGGTGGAAGGCGTGATCACCCGTCTGACCAAGTTCGGCGCTTTTGCCAAACTGGACGAGGATATTGAGGGCTTGATTCACATCTCCGAAATCAGCGAAAAGCGCATTGAACACCCCAAAGAGGTGCTCAAAGAGGGCGATAAAGTCACCCTGCGCATCGTCAAGATTGACCCCGAAAATCACCGCATTGGCTTGAGCCTGCGCCGTGTGGACTCCCAAGCCTACACCGACCTCGACTGGCAGGCACTCGAAGAAGCCCTCAAAGACCTGGACACTTCTGAAGAAGCCTAG